The sequence below is a genomic window from Leuconostoc lactis.
TTTGGTGATAAAGATGACACATTATATATCATAAACAATGGACGTGTACGTATTTATAGCCTAAGTGAGTCTGGTCGTGAGCAAACCATACGTATCCTACATCCGGGTGATTTTATGGGGGAAGTTGCTGTTTTACAGACTGAAGGTTATCATTCGAATTATGCTGAAGCAATATCGGAAACAAGTATTTGTAGGATTCATAAAAAGGATTTAGATCAATATTTAGATCGCTATCCAGAAATCATGCGACGAATATTATCGGATATTACAAAACGGCTACAGTTATCAGAAAAACAAACTGTGCAAGTCAGTATTGAACCTGTTGAAGCTCGAATTATTGATTTTCTATCAGAAAATGTTGAAGATGAAAAAAACCATACTTATGTGACTTTACCCATGTCAAAAAAAGATTTGGCTACTTACCTGGGGACAACTCCAGAAACAATAAGCCGTAAGTTCTCATCATTGGAAGAGAGAGGTCTAATTAAACGGCATACCCAAAAATGTGTTGAGATATTTGATTTAGATGAATTATTATTTGTATCAAGTTAAGTCGATTTATACTTAAAAATAAGGATATTGATTTGAATGCATACCAAACATTAATTGCAGTCCAAGCAGCCATTGGTTGATATATCAATTTTTATAATCGCAATCGTATCTCAATTATCACTAAGTAACTGAATAAAAATAGTCCAATTATTCAGTATGCTTTTGATGGAATTATCCAAAATCAATTTGATCTAACATAGTCTCACGACTAGCTTGATCCAGACCAAGATAAGTAAGCGCCTGTTTTACGCATGGTGTGTGCCTAGCATAGTTGATACCTAATAGATCACCAACACGTGACAAGACCCGGGTTGACCCCAGAGCATAGGGCAGAAAATCCAGTAGCGAACGGTTTTTGTTCGTTACTGGATTTTTTGTCTTATGTGGCCGGGGTCAGGGTCGTCGGAGCGTATTTCAGAAGCCGAAGGGTGCTCAAAATAGCATAACTGCTCAACTATACACATTCCAAAAAAGTCCCCCACCCAGCAGCAAGTCACTCACCCATCACATCTTCCGCCAGACCTTCAGCATAATCAGCATCGCCACAATCAAGGCGACAGAAATCCCCAAAGTCAGCATCCAAGCATATTGCATCCCGGCTAACGGGAGTTTCACGTTCATCCCATAGAATCCGGTAATGATCGTTGGCACAGCCATGGTCAGTGACCAAATTGTCAAAAATTTCATTGTATCGTTCAGGTTGTTATTAGCAAGGCTGTTGAAGGTATGATCGATTCGGTCAACGACTTGGGTTTCAATCTCAAACATCCGTTGGACCTGTTCTCCTTCAATGTGCACGTCTTCGAATAAATCAATTTTATCTTGGTCAGCACCGACACCAAAATGGGTCTTTGGCAAACGATCGAGTTCACTGAGATTGATTTGGACCGCGCTGGACAAAAAGGTCAACGTCTGTTGAAGATATGAAAGTGAAACCAAGTCACTGTTCTTCGTCTTCCGGTTCAACATTTTATCCAAATAGTTGCGTTTCTTGGTAATGGCGCGAGAAATTGGGATAAAGCTGTCAACAACTGTAAACAGTGTTTCCAGAATAAATGCATCGACGCTCTTAACCTCGGGATTATCCAATGCCGAGTAAAGTGCCCTGTTGACTTCAGGTATGTCGCTTTGATTAAACGTGAATAAAACGCCCTTATGGAGCAACATGCCAAATGGCTGGGTAATGTATCTCAGCGCATCTTTGTCGAGGGCATACGGCGCCAGAAAGATGAATAATTGGTCGTCCTCATTGATATCATAAACATAATTAGTACTTTCATCATTATCAGTGACGTACTCAATAATATCTTCATCGATGCCATACTGATCTTCGAGGGTTGCCCGTTCTTCGGCATTGATTTGAATCGTTTCAATCCATTTGGTTCCATTGATTGTCTTTTCGGGTTTGATCATTTAGTAATTCCCCTGTTAGTTATTGACCTCTATTCTAGACTAAAAGAAAAGAAGCTGCAGACAAATTTTTAAATTGTCAACGACTCCCAACTGCTAAACACTTTTATAAAGAATATGACGGAAACCTACTTATTTTTTATAAAGGTCTTTAAGAAGCTGTTTAGTATCTTTTAAGAAGTAGTCTGATAAAAGCTAACGAAACCATCATGAGACTAGTGTTGAGCTTACGCTCACAGTTACGCCATAAACGGTGATAATTTCCCAACCAACTAAATGAACGTTCAATGAGCCACCGTTGGGGGGATAACCGAAAATTGGTGTAACTCATTTCTTTTAACGACGATTACCTTGGCTGACGTTAAACTGCTAATCTCATTAGCAAAATTTTTTATAGGTTAACCAAAATCAATTTGATCTAACATCGTTTCACGACTAGCTTGGTCTAACCCAAGATAAGTCAGTGTCATGGCTTCACTTGAGTGATTCAATAAATGCATGACTAAGCCAATGTTGTAGTTTGATTGTGTATAGACGCGATAAGCACCTGTTTTACGCATAGTGTGCGTGCCTAAATAGTTGATACCTAGTAGATCACCAACACGCGCCATCACTTTATAAAACTGTTTCTCGGTGATATGGCGATCATGATGGGCTGTCGAGGGGAATAACCACTCAGAATTGATATTTTCTTGGACCAGCCAATCATGATATTGCAACAAGTCTTGCTGAACAGGCTTTAAATATAACGTGTTTGCTTTGCCAGTCTTTTTATCATGAATAAAGGCTGTATTTTTGACAGAGCCGTCTGGATTATAGACATCTGCTTTTTTCAATGTCATGACATCACTCACACGTAGTAGCGTGGCCTTACCAACTTGAAAAACTGTGTAATTTCGGCGACCAGCACGGAAGCTATCGAGAAGTGTATCTTGTACCATCTTTAAAACGTTGGAGTCTTTGATGGGTAGGACAATTTGTTGCGCCATGATTTATATATACCTTTCTGAAATTAAATAATTAAATAAATAATTAATTAAATTGTTTATTTATTGATGACCAGGACCGTATTTCTAAACTTCTTTTACGGTTTATTATATCACTTAACAAAAAAACAGCCCCCATTATCTAATCACTAGATAATGGGGGCTGTTTTAATAGTATTCTTTAGGGGTTATTATATAATTATGGTCCCTGTTTACATTTTTTAAGATAATTTATCCATCATTTTTTCATAGCTATCGACTACATCATAGGTCACCTCGCTATTGAAAATGAAGATTTTAAACTCCGTCAATCAAAGTATTACGAAAACTCTAAAAAACGAAAAGAACGTTCTCGTCGATTAATACAAAAAGGCGCCTTGCTTGAAAAGTATTTTGAGTGTGAACATTTAAGCATTGAAGACACGGAAAGTTTTTCTAAAATGTTTGCCCATGTTGTCAATGAACAAAAACCTGAAAAATGGAAAAAAGAGAACGACTAATTTTGTCGTTCTCTTTTGCTTATTTTTAGGGATTTTTATTATTTAAAAAAATTTGCAATAAATATAGCCATTAAACAAATCAACAGTGTAAGACCTGCATAGCCTAAAACAATAATCCCTTTTTCAATCCGTGTTCTTCTAGCGTCTCTTTTTTTTCTTAAAACTTCTACATCCTTATTTTGTGAAAATGCTAAAATCTCCTTATAAGTTTTCAAGTCATTATTCCTTTTGAATTTTTCTAAAACAAAAGAACTCCATAACGCAGGTAAAAATAAAGTAACTGGAACTATCCATATAAACTTTGATTCTGGTAATGCTACTACTAAACCAATAGATAGACTGGCTAATATTGTTGAACAAATCATTATTAAAGAATAAATATCAGCTCGTTTAGTAGCTTTGTTATTACTAATCTTCATCTTCATTTCCTCCAAATCTTCTCGAATTAATTCATCTAAAGAAACATTAAATAGAATAGACAACGAAACAATGATTTGTATGTCTGGATATGTTTTGTTATTTTCCCAATTAGATACGGTTTGACGTGAAACAAAAATCTTGTCCGCCAATTGTTCTTGGGAAAGATTATAAATTTTTCGATACTCTCTTATCCGTTTACCTATGTCCATAATGTCTCCTTTCATGAATCTAGCATATCAAGAAGATTGAATTCATTCAGCCTAACGTCTTTTGAAATAAAAATAAAAATAATTTGTCAAAGCTTTTTTACACCTTATGAACATCAGCGCCGTACGGTCCCAACACCACCCGCACCCGCCAACATGAGTTGCGCATCATACGGCGTTTTATTCTTCGTTAGTTCCAACTTCACTTGTTCAAACTCATTATCAGATAACGGGGTATCTTCTAGTCGTTTACGATTGTTGGCATTCAGAATATCTCGCCAATGATCATATAACCGATTGACCGTTACACCAGAATAATCTGTGAGATAGTCCCAACCCTCACTCTTTAACTTCTCAATTACAGCTTGTTCAAATTTATCTTCCGCCATTTAACTAGTCTTCTTTTCTTTTTAGTTGTAACTATTTACCAAAATGCCACCACTTTTTAGGTTTAGGCTGTGACTCCACAGTGTTAGTTTCTGGTTCAGGTTGTTTGTCTGACGTCACTTCTTTTTCACCATCATCATGCGGTGCCATCGTTAAGGCTTTCAAGTCCTTGATTTCTGCTTTGTATTCCTCTAGCAGCTTTTTGTCTTGCAAAGCTAACCGTTGTTGCTGGTCTAGTAAGTTTTGCATTTGAGCTATTTGCGAATCTTTATTTTCTAGTTGCTTATCCTTAACTGCTAATTGTTTATCTCTATTTTTCTTAACTTCATCAAGTTCACTAATTAAATAGTTGTGGATATCCCACTTTGTCTCTTTGTCTGTTTGTTTGTCATTTGTCTGTTTATTTGTCTTGATTTTGTTTGTCTGTTTGTCGACCTTCGACCTTATAAAATGCTGTTCTTCTAAAGATAAAACAACTATACCTTTGTCGTTTGTTTGCCTTGTTTTGTTTGTCAGCGACTTTATATGATATTGTATTGCCTGTTTTGAAACACCTAACTCCTCAGCGAGTTCTCGAATTGTTTTTAAATTTTCACTCATGATCTATATCCTGCCTTTTAACGATTGGTAGATACTGTTCAATCGATTTTTTAAGATACTTAGCAATATTCTTTTTCGAATAGTCATCTTGTTTATCTCTGATATAGGCTAAGTGTTCTTTCACGCCCTTTAAACCACGTAATTCTTTTAATTCGTCATAAAGTGGATATACATTTTTCTGTAACCCTGACAAAATAGTCGTATCCGTTAAATCAATATATGACAATAAAAACTGCTCCATAAGTAACTTTGTGTAGGGACTTTTTATTGCCTTAACAGTCAACATATCTTCTGTTTCTTCTTGACGAATCTTGCCCTCGATATAAACGGGATCATCCTGTTTATAACTACTATCAGCCGCAACTTGTTTTTTAGTAATGTGAAAGACAATGCTATCAATGCTGCGTCCTTTTTTAACTTTCTCGTGCGTCACGTTAAAAGTTGTATGAGCATTGATTTCTTTTAAAGAGTTTTTCAAGATATAGCTCTCAAACCTATCAAACCTCTGGTACTCATTAACAGTATCAGTCATTTCTCGCAACTCTCGAATGCCGATTTTGGGATTACGATAGCTTTCTACTTGTTCTTTTCGTCGTCCACCTTTAACGCTGTAGTGATCATATTGGTTGTAATTCATTGATAACCAGCGATACAAAATAATTGCATACTTACTATTCAATTCTGCAATATCTGACAAGGCATGTTGGGTGAAATTGGTTTTGAGCTTGATTAAGTAAGGCATGATTTCACGATGAAATTCAATTTTTACTTCGTCACTATAATCCGTCCATTCCACATAAGGGATTGGCACAATACTAACAAACTTAAACCCTTTATCTTGTTCTTTTTTAATCTGAAAAAAAGCTTGTTTCTGCATTTTTTCAATCGCTTGTTTAAAGCGACTGTTCTTATCATTATCATTGACTTTAAAAAAAGCAAACATTTCTTGCTTTGATAAATACACTGTTTGATCTTGAGGTGGATTGTCGGTATCAATTAAAGACACCGCTAGTTCAAACATTTTGAGGGGTGTTTTATCCATCTTGGCAATGGATGTGATTAAACTATTATGTTCGACGACTTTTCGTTTTGATAACTCATTCAAGGTGTGTACCTGCCTTGTCTTTGATTCTGGTATAATTGACATATAAATACGCTCCTTTGGGCGTGTTGTTGGATAAGCATAAAGAAAAACTTTTAGACGGGAATTTCTTTATGCTTTTATTGTATCACCATGTACCACAATTTATTTTTATCTTTGTGGGGTATACACAGTTTTTTTGTGGGGTATACACAGTTTTTTTGTGGGGTATACACAGTTTTTTTGTGGGGTATTATCCTGTTAAACCTTGATAATACTGACTTTATAACTGCGCAAAAGAACAAAAGATTAAAATATAAAAGATAAACTTATAATAGGCTTCGCCTTTTTACTGAATTAATAAAAACAAAACAAAAAGAACACCGTTGTACATAATGTTTGTCCAGAGTGTTCTTTTTGTTTGGAATTATTTTAAATGACGGATTACTGGTCATCTATCATAATTGCCACTTATTACGCCAATAGAGACGTTTTAATTCGTTCAATGATTATTTCTACGTCACATGGCTAAAAACGTTTAGAACGGCAAATAAGCCGGTTTAGCGTTAGAGACTTGGTCCTTTAAAAAGATCACGCGTTAATTCAATGATTCGATTAATCAATGCTTTAACTTGTTCGATACCGCGATCTAATCTACTAGGCGCTATTTTGGTGTCTGGATCTGCTCTAGCTGTCGTCAGTGTTTTTAACCATGACTGGGCTACTTTTTTATTTTTTGTAAGTTCTTCATGATCTAGCTTATAAAGGACATACCGAGCCTCCACATCCGTATGGGCTATCTTGTCGACACCATAATCATTTTTAAGCATGTCTCGCATGGCATAATCCAGCTGTTGCTGTTTTCGCTGTCGCTTCTGAAGCGCTTGATGCGTTTCTTTCAGGTTTTGATAGTCTGCTTGGACGTCTCCTAATTGCGCTTTGACTTGGCCTAATGTTTGCTTGAGTTCTTCCGTCTCATGCTGGCTTTGTAAGGTGGATTTCTTCATCGTGGCTAACACGTTTTTAAAGCGATCTAAGTCATCTGGCTTCAGCACCGTCTTACCAAAGAGGTTTTTAGATAAGGCTTGTTTAAACGCATCAATTTGTTTTTCGGCTAAGTCAACTTCCGTTAAGGCTTGATCCGTGATTTTAAGTACGGCCTGTTTAGCCCTAATATTGTCTTCAACGTCAGCTAGTTCGTTTTTTAAGGCGTTAAACTGATCATTGTATTTTTTGATTTCAGCGACATTCTCAAATGGTAAGGTTTTGTTATTTAAAATCCCTTGTTCATAAAAGGGCAGCACCTTTTTTAAATGTTGATCTAAATCATCATGAAAGGTTTGTAAATCATGGCGTGTGAGTACTTCTTTAGCGGATACTTTATAACGTGACTTTTTATCATCAAAAACGACGGGGACAAAGGCATAGTGCAAGTGAGGGGTTGTCTCGTCATAATGCACCACAGCGGCCACGGCATTTTCTTGACCATAACGTGCATTAAGAAAATTGGTGGTTGCTTCAAAAAAGGCGCTCTGTTGCTCGTAGGGGGCTTCTGTGAGTTCTTCAGGTAAAGTGACTATCCACGTCGCTAACGCCTTCACATCGTCTCTTTTCATGCAATAAACGTTATTTAAACGCGCATTGAAGCGTGAAAGCATATCAGAACCATCCGCCATGAGATCTTGATTCAGATAGGATTTCGACCCATCAATTTCTTTGTTCGTGTGATGGTCGGTTTTACGTTCAAAGTGAACCGCTAAACCAGGGACTGCGCCACGGGTATTTTTCTTTAAATGCGCCATCAAAAATGCCTCCTCAAAAAGGGTTTTCCAAGACCAGTATAACACCGTTAAAAATCTGGTATAGCCTGTTATACCAAAATAATATTTTGGACAGGCTCTGCGAGGCACGTCATCGACAAGCGATGACAGTAGCGTTTCCCCTTCCTACTGGGGAAACTGCTATTTTTTAGCGCCTATTATCCGGCTAGAAAAACCTCCGGCGGGTCACGCCGTGACGGGGCAATTTATCATTGCAGGATCACCTTCAGTGAGAGCATTTCATGCAGAACGCTACCCGCGTGGGCAAGCTGATGTCAGCTTAACCACATAAAAATAAGTTGAGATAGTATTGGTGTCTATCTCAACTTATTTTGAATGCTAATATAATTCTCCATCGTATTAATTTAAGTCTCAAAGGATTACCAATATTCCCTGTAAGCCAACTACACGCTTTTTTTTGGTAGCAATTTTAATAAATCAACGCTGGTATGGATGATAACCAAGATTGTCAGAATGATATAAAAAGAATTATCTGAGGTGAGCTTGTTTTCAACCATCATATAAATTAATAACATGACGGCGCACAATAAGAAAATAATATTAAGGATAGCATCCGCGATACCTGATACTTTCTTTTCAAGTAATATGTCTTTATAATTTTTATCTTCTCTAATCAGCTCGTCCAATGAAATACTGTATAAATCTGAAATCATAATAATGTTAGAGATATCCGGATAACTTTTCCCACGTTCCCAATTAGATACTGCTTGATACGATACGTGTAAACTTTTAGCCATATCTTCTTGTGACAGTTTTTTGTTTTCACGAATGATTTTTATTTTTTCACCTATTTGCATATGCCAAATTCCCACCATTTATAGTCTTTAATACAGAGCATAGCAAAGTTCAGGTTGATAAGTCACTAAAGTATTGCTTGAGTCTAATGATCTATGCTTTTTAGCTATAAAACATTAGCTATAACTACAACTGTAGTTATAGCTAATGAGTTTAACCAAAATCAATTTGATTCAACATAGTCTCACGGCTGGCTTGATCTAAGCCAAGGTAAGTTAACGTCATAGCTTCACTAGAATGATTCAGTAAGTGCATGACTAAGCCAATATTATAATATTTTTACTTATTTAGAACTATTTCATAAACTTGATGGACGTCAAGTTTATATCTCCCAAAAGTTAATACACTTTAGTTGAACTAAAATTAAGGGAGAAATCATATGCAACATAATATTCTTAAACATAAAAATAAAATTACTAGTATCAGTGGCTTACTCATTGCTTTAGGACTAATCGCACACTTTATTTTTGCCAATACAACAATTTCTAATAGTGCTTTTATTATAGCTTCGATATTAGGCGTTACCCCCATTTCTTTACAGGCTTATCAGGCTATGAAAGTAAAAGTAGTAAGTATTGATGTTTTAGTAACGATAGCGGTCATTGGTGCTCTCTTTATTCAAAATTATGAAGAATCAGCAATTGTTACTTTTTTATTTTTATTTGGATCATATTTAGAACAACGAACACTTAACCAAACACGATCAGCTATTAAAGAGTTGACGGAAATGGCTCCAGAAACTGCTTTTAAGCAATTGACAGGGGGACAATTTGCAGAAGTAGATATTGATGAAGTAGAAGAAGGGGACATTCTCCTAGTAAAGACTGGTGCCAAGATTCCCGTAGATGGTAGGGTAACCACTGGAAAAGGATATGTAAATGAGGCTAATATCACAGGTGAATCTTTACCTTTAAAGAAAGAAAAAGACGATGAAGTATTTGCCGGTACTATTATGGACAACGGTACTATTCAAATAGTGGCTGATAGAGTAGGGGAAGATTCTACATTTGGAAAAATTATTGAGTTGGTAGAAGAAGCACAGGATTCTAAATCAGAAGCAGAACGATTCATTGACCAGTTTTCTCGCTGGTATACACCTGCAGTACTTACAATTGGGCTGTTGGTTTGGGTATTAACCAAAGATACAGAACTTGCGATTACCGTATTAGTACTTGGTTGCCCAGGAGCCTTGGTAATTGGTGTACCTGTGTCAAATGTTGCGGGGGATAGGAAATGGCGCAAAAAATGGTGTTTTATTTAAAGGTTCTGAAGTGATTAGTCATTTTGCCAATGCAGATACAGTGTTATTCGATAAAACAGGTACCTTAACTGAAGGAAAGCCTGAAGTGAGCGATATTATTTATTATGGAAATAATCAGGAGGAGGATTTATCTCTATTGCTTTCAGTTGAAAGTGAGTCTGATCATCCATTAGCTGTCGCTATTGTAAATAAATTAGCACAATATAAAGTAAGGCCTATAGAAAATACACAGGTTGTAAAAGGTGGGGGGCGTAATTGCTCACGTAGATGGGCACGTTGTTTCAGTAGGAAATAAAACCTTAATGAAACAAGAAAGTATACCGCTATCTGATGATGTTCTTAAAAAATTGAATTATTTAGAAAGAACCGGTAATTCAATTGTATTAACGGCAGTTGATCATAAGTTAATCATGTTAATGGGTATCCGCGACAAAGTTCGACCAGG
It includes:
- a CDS encoding magnesium transporter CorA family protein — its product is MIKPEKTINGTKWIETIQINAEERATLEDQYGIDEDIIEYVTDNDESTNYVYDINEDDQLFIFLAPYALDKDALRYITQPFGMLLHKGVLFTFNQSDIPEVNRALYSALDNPEVKSVDAFILETLFTVVDSFIPISRAITKKRNYLDKMLNRKTKNSDLVSLSYLQQTLTFLSSAVQINLSELDRLPKTHFGVGADQDKIDLFEDVHIEGEQVQRMFEIETQVVDRIDHTFNSLANNNLNDTMKFLTIWSLTMAVPTIITGFYGMNVKLPLAGMQYAWMLTLGISVALIVAMLIMLKVWRKM
- a CDS encoding site-specific integrase, yielding MAQQIVLPIKDSNVLKMVQDTLLDSFRAGRRNYTVFQVGKATLLRVSDVMTLKKADVYNPDGSVKNTAFIHDKKTGKANTLYLKPVQQDLLQYHDWLVQENINSEWLFPSTAHHDRHITEKQFYKVMARVGDLLGINYLGTHTMRKTGAYRVYTQSNYNIGLVMHLLNHSSEAMTLTYLGLDQASRETMLDQIDFG
- the mobV gene encoding MobV family relaxase, which codes for MAHLKKNTRGAVPGLAVHFERKTDHHTNKEIDGSKSYLNQDLMADGSDMLSRFNARLNNVYCMKRDDVKALATWIVTLPEELTEAPYEQQSAFFEATTNFLNARYGQENAVAAVVHYDETTPHLHYAFVPVVFDDKKSRYKVSAKEVLTRHDLQTFHDDLDQHLKKVLPFYEQGILNNKTLPFENVAEIKKYNDQFNALKNELADVEDNIRAKQAVLKITDQALTEVDLAEKQIDAFKQALSKNLFGKTVLKPDDLDRFKNVLATMKKSTLQSQHETEELKQTLGQVKAQLGDVQADYQNLKETHQALQKRQRKQQQLDYAMRDMLKNDYGVDKIAHTDVEARYVLYKLDHEELTKNKKVAQSWLKTLTTARADPDTKIAPSRLDRGIEQVKALINRIIELTRDLFKGPSL
- a CDS encoding RepB family plasmid replication initiator protein, which gives rise to MSIIPESKTRQVHTLNELSKRKVVEHNSLITSIAKMDKTPLKMFELAVSLIDTDNPPQDQTVYLSKQEMFAFFKVNDNDKNSRFKQAIEKMQKQAFFQIKKEQDKGFKFVSIVPIPYVEWTDYSDEVKIEFHREIMPYLIKLKTNFTQHALSDIAELNSKYAIILYRWLSMNYNQYDHYSVKGGRRKEQVESYRNPKIGIRELREMTDTVNEYQRFDRFESYILKNSLKEINAHTTFNVTHEKVKKGRSIDSIVFHITKKQVAADSSYKQDDPVYIEGKIRQEETEDMLTVKAIKSPYTKLLMEQFLLSYIDLTDTTILSGLQKNVYPLYDELKELRGLKGVKEHLAYIRDKQDDYSKKNIAKYLKKSIEQYLPIVKRQDIDHE
- a CDS encoding helix-turn-helix domain-containing protein — protein: MDIGKRIREYRKIYNLSQEQLADKIFVSRQTVSNWENNKTYPDIQIIVSLSILFNVSLDELIREDLEEMKMKISNNKATKRADIYSLIMICSTILASLSIGLVVALPESKFIWIVPVTLFLPALWSSFVLEKFKRNNDLKTYKEILAFSQNKDVEVLRKKRDARRTRIEKGIIVLGYAGLTLLICLMAIFIANFFK
- a CDS encoding helix-turn-helix domain-containing protein, whose product is MSENLKTIRELAEELGVSKQAIQYHIKSLTNKTRQTNDKGIVVLSLEEQHFIRSKVDKQTNKIKTNKQTNDKQTDKETKWDIHNYLISELDEVKKNRDKQLAVKDKQLENKDSQIAQMQNLLDQQQRLALQDKKLLEEYKAEIKDLKALTMAPHDDGEKEVTSDKQPEPETNTVESQPKPKKWWHFGK
- a CDS encoding helix-turn-helix domain-containing protein, whose amino-acid sequence is MQIGEKIKIIRENKKLSQEDMAKSLHVSYQAVSNWERGKSYPDISNIIMISDLYSISLDELIREDKNYKDILLEKKVSGIADAILNIIFLLCAVMLLIYMMVENKLTSDNSFYIILTILVIIHTSVDLLKLLPKKSV
- a CDS encoding Crp/Fnr family transcriptional regulator, producing MAYHNHHSHVDCIRLVPIFNHLNDEQMHLIAQSANEVQYVKNELLFGFGDKDDTLYIINNGRVRIYSLSESGREQTIRILHPGDFMGEVAVLQTEGYHSNYAEAISETSICRIHKKDLDQYLDRYPEIMRRILSDITKRLQLSEKQTVQVSIEPVEARIIDFLSENVEDEKNHTYVTLPMSKKDLATYLGTTPETISRKFSSLEERGLIKRHTQKCVEIFDLDELLFVSS